The following proteins come from a genomic window of Achromobacter deleyi:
- a CDS encoding ABC transporter substrate-binding protein yields MTFKQTWRRMAQLVGACALAAAAAGAQAADTPKPGGTLRYGTVSEIVSLDPHVYGGSAWKVLIEALYSPLAGYDKSGAIVPRLAQSWDQPDARTIVFHLRPDVAFQDGTPVTADDVKFSLDRILDPATGATLRSNLLGATVTVVDPATVKVEKPSPDATMLSVLALPEAAIVSRKWVESGANLKLSANGTGPFQLKSYEPAVRASLVRNPRYFVAGQPYLDGVDFRMIKSDDARVNALRSQSLDMIDFVPWKDIDVLRRNAGTKIDTAGGAFMSVWFNTSKKPFDDARVRRAVSYAIDREAVSKAAFFGYGKPIYGAPTPEDSPYYDKSLDGTYKRDTAKARALLAEAGYGNGVDASMVVFQGLGIYTTMAQVVQANLKEVGINLKLEPVEWATLVERKNRGDYDSMIYGVSVKLPDPDAYAYYLGGDSSYWAKPIGYRDPELEKLLAEGRALTDPKARQPIYQQAEKRILETSPWVFVSWREQAQGYLRKVHGYTQLGGALSESSPGISLPTMWIN; encoded by the coding sequence ATGACGTTCAAGCAGACATGGCGCCGGATGGCGCAACTGGTGGGCGCCTGCGCGCTGGCGGCCGCCGCCGCGGGCGCGCAGGCGGCCGACACGCCCAAGCCGGGCGGCACGCTGCGCTATGGCACGGTGTCGGAAATCGTGTCGCTCGATCCGCACGTCTACGGCGGCAGCGCCTGGAAGGTGCTGATCGAGGCGCTCTACAGCCCGCTGGCGGGCTACGACAAGAGCGGCGCCATCGTGCCGCGCCTGGCGCAAAGCTGGGACCAGCCCGACGCCCGCACCATCGTGTTCCACCTGCGGCCCGACGTGGCCTTCCAGGACGGCACGCCGGTGACCGCCGACGACGTCAAGTTCTCGCTCGACCGCATCCTGGACCCGGCCACCGGCGCCACGCTGCGCTCGAACCTGCTGGGCGCCACCGTCACCGTGGTCGACCCGGCCACCGTCAAGGTGGAAAAGCCGTCGCCCGACGCCACCATGCTGAGCGTGCTGGCCTTGCCCGAGGCCGCCATCGTGTCGCGCAAGTGGGTCGAGAGCGGCGCCAACCTGAAGCTGTCGGCCAACGGCACCGGCCCGTTCCAGTTGAAGAGCTACGAGCCCGCCGTGCGCGCCAGCCTGGTGCGCAACCCGCGCTATTTCGTGGCCGGGCAGCCGTATCTGGACGGCGTCGATTTCCGCATGATCAAGAGCGACGACGCGCGCGTCAACGCGCTGCGCAGCCAGTCGCTGGACATGATCGACTTCGTGCCGTGGAAGGACATCGACGTGCTGCGCCGCAATGCCGGCACCAAGATCGACACCGCCGGCGGCGCCTTCATGAGCGTCTGGTTCAACACCAGCAAGAAGCCGTTCGACGACGCCCGCGTGCGCCGCGCGGTGTCCTACGCCATCGACCGCGAGGCCGTGTCCAAGGCCGCCTTCTTCGGCTACGGCAAGCCGATCTATGGCGCGCCGACGCCCGAGGATTCGCCGTACTACGACAAGTCGCTGGACGGCACCTACAAGCGCGACACCGCCAAGGCTCGCGCGCTGCTGGCCGAGGCCGGCTACGGCAACGGCGTGGACGCGTCGATGGTGGTGTTCCAGGGCCTGGGCATCTACACCACGATGGCGCAGGTGGTGCAGGCCAACCTCAAGGAAGTCGGCATCAACCTGAAGCTGGAGCCGGTCGAATGGGCCACGCTGGTCGAGCGCAAGAACCGCGGCGACTATGACTCGATGATCTACGGCGTGTCGGTCAAGCTGCCCGACCCGGACGCGTACGCCTATTACCTGGGCGGCGACTCCAGCTACTGGGCCAAGCCGATCGGCTACCGCGATCCCGAGCTGGAAAAGCTGCTGGCCGAGGGCCGCGCGCTGACCGATCCCAAGGCGCGCCAGCCGATCTACCAGCAGGCCGAGAAACGCATCCTGGAGACCAGTCCGTGGGTGTTCGTGAGCTGGCGCGAGCAGGCCCAGGGCTACCTGCGCAAGGTGCACGGCTACACGCAGCTGGGCGGCGCGCTGAGCGAAAGCAGCCCGGGCATCTCGCTGCCCACCATGTGGATCAACTGA
- a CDS encoding ABC transporter permease → MLPFLFRRLASAIVTLALATGVVFIAIHLLPGDPVAIMLGDQAGSDPVAVARVRAQLGLDLPLGTQFTHWAGALAHGDLGVSLRTGEPVADELARRIPRSLELIGAGLLVAVLLGVPLGVVAARSRGRLAGAAASVVAVAGFSAPVFVLGILLVLLFSLALGWLPSSGFVAFSDDPVQHVLALILPSLTIGLNFMGVVARMTRASLSDVMGRDYVKLARAKGLPRGKAILRHALPNALVPVIAIIGVRAGNLLGGTVIIEALFDWPGLSSLLVSAAFSRDYPVIQGSLLAIFALFILISLVIDLAQGFVDPRIRRPSA, encoded by the coding sequence ATGCTGCCTTTCCTGTTCAGACGCCTGGCGTCGGCCATCGTCACCCTGGCGCTGGCGACGGGCGTGGTCTTCATCGCCATCCACCTGCTGCCGGGCGACCCGGTCGCCATCATGCTCGGCGACCAGGCCGGCAGCGACCCGGTGGCCGTGGCGCGGGTGCGTGCCCAGCTCGGCCTGGACCTGCCGCTGGGCACGCAGTTCACGCATTGGGCCGGCGCGCTGGCGCACGGCGACCTGGGCGTGTCGCTACGTACCGGCGAGCCGGTGGCCGACGAGCTGGCGCGCCGCATTCCGCGCAGCCTGGAACTGATCGGCGCCGGCCTGCTGGTGGCCGTGCTGCTGGGGGTGCCGCTGGGCGTGGTGGCGGCGCGCTCGCGCGGCCGCCTGGCGGGCGCCGCGGCCTCGGTGGTGGCGGTGGCCGGTTTTTCGGCGCCGGTGTTCGTGCTGGGCATCCTGCTGGTGCTGCTGTTCAGCCTGGCGCTGGGCTGGCTGCCATCGTCGGGCTTCGTGGCGTTCTCGGACGATCCCGTGCAGCACGTCCTGGCGCTGATCCTGCCGTCGCTGACCATCGGCCTGAACTTCATGGGCGTGGTGGCGCGCATGACCCGCGCCAGCCTGTCAGACGTCATGGGCCGCGACTACGTCAAGCTGGCCCGCGCCAAGGGCCTGCCGCGCGGCAAGGCGATCCTGCGGCACGCGCTGCCCAACGCGCTGGTGCCGGTCATCGCCATCATCGGCGTGCGCGCCGGCAACCTGCTGGGCGGCACCGTCATCATCGAGGCCCTGTTCGATTGGCCGGGCCTGAGTTCGCTGCTGGTGAGCGCCGCCTTCTCGCGCGACTATCCGGTGATCCAGGGCTCGCTGCTGGCCATCTTTGCCTTGTTCATCCTGATCAGCCTGGTCATCGACCTGGCGCAGGGTTTCGTCGACCCCCGCATTCGCAGGCCATCCGCATGA
- a CDS encoding ABC transporter permease: MIAFLRASKAGVPVLLALGFLTVMVLAAALGPALGLADPYRIDAANLLASPSWQHWLGTDELGRDLLARAVYGARVSLSVAAAAVILAGVLGVAVGVGVAFLGRRAEAAAIRVVDVFVSLPEIFVALVVLAFIGGNLPTLVGTIGILYAPQFARVSWGVARGIRAREHVLAASSLGAGSGWIIWHEVLPNMRSIIAVQASFTFSFAMLLEAGLSFLGLGVRPPVPSWGQMVGSLKDYLFTNPWPVLVPALALFFTVLAVNVLGDWLQDALNPELQR; the protein is encoded by the coding sequence ATGATTGCATTCCTTCGAGCTTCCAAGGCCGGCGTGCCGGTACTGCTGGCGCTGGGCTTCCTGACGGTGATGGTGCTGGCCGCCGCCCTCGGGCCGGCGCTGGGGCTGGCCGATCCCTACCGCATCGACGCCGCCAATCTGCTGGCCTCGCCATCGTGGCAGCACTGGCTGGGCACCGACGAACTGGGCCGCGACCTGCTGGCGCGGGCGGTGTATGGCGCCCGCGTGTCGCTATCGGTGGCCGCGGCCGCCGTGATCCTGGCCGGCGTGCTGGGCGTGGCGGTGGGCGTCGGCGTGGCTTTCCTGGGCCGGCGCGCCGAGGCCGCCGCCATCCGCGTGGTGGACGTGTTCGTGTCGCTGCCGGAGATCTTCGTGGCGCTGGTGGTGCTGGCCTTCATCGGCGGCAACCTGCCGACGCTGGTCGGGACCATCGGCATCCTCTATGCGCCGCAGTTCGCCCGGGTCTCCTGGGGCGTGGCGCGCGGCATCCGGGCGCGCGAACACGTGCTGGCCGCCAGTTCGCTGGGCGCGGGCAGCGGCTGGATCATCTGGCACGAGGTGCTGCCCAACATGCGTTCGATCATCGCGGTGCAGGCCTCGTTCACGTTTTCCTTCGCGATGCTGCTGGAAGCGGGCCTGAGCTTCCTCGGCCTGGGCGTGCGTCCGCCGGTGCCGTCGTGGGGGCAGATGGTGGGCTCGCTCAAGGACTACCTGTTCACCAATCCGTGGCCGGTGCTGGTGCCGGCGCTGGCGCTGTTCTTCACGGTGCTGGCCGTCAACGTGCTGGGCGACTGGCTGCAGGACGCGCTCAATCCGGAGTTGCAACGATGA
- a CDS encoding ABC transporter ATP-binding protein, which yields MSSETDVLLSVRNLTVDFDTPQGPFAAVKGVDLTLRRGEVVCLVGESGSGKSVTGFSLMGLVDAPGRVAADELRFDGRDLLRASERERDALRGKDIAMVFQEPMTALNPGRTVGSQIAEVMRIHGNVSRKAAWTKAVALLERVGIREPAQRAKAYPHELSGGMRQRVMIAIACALSPRLIIADEPTTALDVTVQAQVLELLFSIQAETGAAVLFITHDLGVVAEIADRVVVMRAGEVVEEGDVAQIFGRPAHPYTQALLAAVPDVDAPRDRGRRLTPRARAAAQGTPS from the coding sequence ATGAGTTCCGAGACGGATGTGCTGCTGTCGGTCAGGAACCTGACCGTCGATTTCGATACGCCCCAGGGGCCGTTCGCCGCCGTCAAGGGCGTGGACCTGACCCTGCGGCGCGGCGAGGTGGTGTGTCTGGTGGGAGAGTCCGGCTCGGGCAAGTCGGTCACCGGCTTTTCCCTGATGGGACTGGTGGACGCACCCGGACGCGTCGCCGCCGACGAGCTGCGCTTCGATGGCCGCGACCTGCTCCGCGCCTCCGAGCGCGAACGCGACGCGCTGCGCGGCAAGGACATCGCCATGGTGTTCCAGGAGCCGATGACCGCGCTCAACCCCGGACGCACCGTTGGCAGCCAGATCGCCGAAGTCATGCGCATACACGGCAATGTCAGCCGCAAGGCGGCATGGACCAAGGCGGTGGCGCTGCTGGAGCGGGTCGGCATCCGCGAACCGGCGCAGCGCGCCAAGGCCTATCCGCACGAACTGTCCGGCGGCATGCGCCAGCGGGTCATGATCGCCATCGCCTGCGCCTTGTCGCCGCGGCTGATCATCGCCGACGAGCCGACCACCGCCCTGGACGTGACGGTGCAGGCCCAGGTGCTGGAACTGCTGTTCTCGATCCAGGCCGAGACCGGCGCCGCCGTGCTGTTCATCACGCACGACCTGGGCGTGGTGGCCGAGATCGCCGACCGCGTGGTGGTGATGCGCGCGGGCGAAGTGGTGGAGGAGGGCGACGTGGCGCAGATCTTCGGCCGGCCCGCCCATCCCTACACCCAGGCGCTGCTGGCCGCCGTGCCGGACGTCGATGCGCCGCGCGACCGCGGCCGCCGCCTGACGCCGCGTGCGCGGGCCGCCGCACAAGGAACCCCGTCATGA
- a CDS encoding ABC transporter ATP-binding protein has translation MSEFILRAEGVTKDYVAARGLLGQPTRLVRAVKGVSLAVAPGTTLALVGESGSGKSTLGRCIAGLLRPTSGRIELAGHDVRHLAGGRLMAFRRQVQTIFQDPYSSLNPRRRVGDAIMDGMVIHKLYSPDERRDRMQTLLARVGLRPEHAQRFPHQFSGGQRQRIAIARALALEPRFIIADEAVSALDVSVKAQVLDLLADLQAEQGLTYLFISHDLGVVRHFADRVAIMAAGELVEEGECDRIFEAPAQDYTRRLIAAVPRPDPSRRRLRQAA, from the coding sequence ATGAGTGAATTCATTCTGCGCGCCGAAGGCGTCACCAAGGACTATGTCGCCGCCCGCGGCCTGCTGGGCCAGCCGACGCGGCTGGTGCGGGCGGTCAAGGGCGTCAGCCTGGCGGTGGCGCCGGGCACCACGCTGGCGTTGGTGGGCGAATCGGGTTCCGGCAAGAGCACGCTGGGCCGCTGCATCGCCGGGCTGCTGCGCCCGACCTCGGGCCGCATCGAGCTGGCCGGCCACGACGTGCGCCATCTGGCGGGCGGCCGGCTGATGGCGTTCCGGCGCCAGGTGCAGACGATTTTCCAGGACCCGTATTCCAGCCTCAATCCGCGCCGCCGGGTCGGCGACGCCATCATGGACGGCATGGTGATCCACAAGCTCTATTCGCCCGACGAACGCCGCGACCGCATGCAGACGCTGCTGGCGCGGGTGGGGCTGCGGCCCGAGCACGCGCAGCGCTTCCCGCACCAATTCTCGGGCGGCCAGCGCCAGCGCATCGCCATCGCCCGCGCCCTGGCGCTGGAGCCGCGCTTCATCATCGCCGACGAGGCGGTGTCGGCGCTGGACGTCTCAGTCAAGGCGCAGGTGCTGGACCTGCTGGCCGACCTGCAGGCCGAGCAAGGGCTGACCTATCTGTTCATCTCGCACGACCTGGGCGTGGTGCGCCACTTCGCCGACCGGGTGGCCATCATGGCCGCGGGCGAGCTGGTGGAAGAGGGCGAGTGCGACCGCATCTTCGAGGCGCCGGCGCAGGACTACACGCGCAGACTGATCGCCGCCGTGCCACGGCCCGATCCGTCGCGCCGCCGCCTGCGCCAGGCGGCCTGA
- a CDS encoding DUF2946 family protein, which translates to MQTGANTGRRWTALAAVFLFVFQALMASAALPGPGATPGATTIICTASGPRVVTLDTEGGVTQDAQQHSGALPHCCFAGCAMLGAAALSGLLPLAWRLPLVRQALPAPTIDIHFSSAQARLPRQSRAPPVLA; encoded by the coding sequence ATGCAGACGGGCGCCAATACCGGGAGACGATGGACCGCGCTAGCCGCGGTGTTCCTGTTCGTCTTCCAGGCGCTGATGGCCTCCGCCGCGCTGCCCGGTCCCGGCGCCACGCCGGGCGCCACCACCATCATCTGCACGGCCAGCGGCCCGCGCGTGGTCACGCTGGATACCGAAGGCGGCGTCACGCAGGACGCGCAGCAACACAGCGGCGCCTTGCCGCATTGCTGCTTCGCCGGCTGTGCCATGCTCGGCGCCGCCGCGTTGTCCGGGCTGCTGCCGCTGGCCTGGCGCCTGCCCCTGGTCCGGCAGGCGCTGCCGGCCCCCACCATCGACATCCACTTCTCCAGCGCGCAGGCGCGATTGCCGCGGCAGTCGCGCGCGCCGCCCGTCCTGGCCTGA
- a CDS encoding TonB-dependent copper receptor, translating into MHKNKDILRATSLACALAASFPAWPQATGADAITTTDPVVITGVAPSAPLTVTTDPKIPRQPLPASDGTDYLKTIPGFSAIRNGGTNGDPVLRGMFGSRLNILTNGTSMPGACPARMDAPSSYISPENFDKLTVIKGPQTVLWGPGASAGTIRFDRDTPRFSEPGVRFDGSLVGGSNGRNDQAADLTVGNDKVYTRITANHSHAQDYKDGDGNKVPSRWDKWNADLALGFTPDADTLYELTAGTGDGNARYAGRGMDGSQFKRESFGLRFEKRNLGGVLDKLEAQLYYNYADHVMDNYTLRKPDMTSAMPMAMAADVDRATWGGRVAGTWNLAPDVSLVTGLDFQQSRHRSRSGTDMLPYREQSWVKDAAFANTGIFGELTWHASESSRVIGGARVDWASAKDFRRDNGSMMMPMPNPTAGERRNDTLPSGFLRYERDLADVPATVYIGLGHAERFPDYWELFSPKKGPEGSINAFRGVKPEKTTQLDFGAQYKTETLDAWLSGYAGYVDDFILFDYASGGMGGMGGMHGGHGGHGGHGGSTQARNIDARIAGGELGMSYQVAPRWTLGATLAYAWGQNRSDGRALPQMPPLEAKLSAAYDDGTWSAGALWRVVAAQRRYALNEGNVVSKDFGPSAGFGVFSLNGGYAVSKQVKLSLGVDNLFNKTYAEHLNLAGDAGFGFAANTAFNEPGRTFWARLSFKY; encoded by the coding sequence ATGCACAAGAACAAGGACATCCTGCGGGCGACCAGCCTGGCCTGCGCCCTGGCCGCGTCGTTTCCCGCCTGGCCGCAGGCCACCGGCGCCGACGCCATCACCACCACCGATCCGGTGGTGATCACCGGCGTCGCCCCGAGCGCGCCGCTGACCGTCACGACCGACCCGAAGATCCCGCGCCAGCCCCTGCCGGCCAGCGACGGCACCGACTACCTCAAGACCATTCCCGGCTTCTCGGCCATCCGCAACGGCGGCACCAACGGCGATCCGGTGCTGCGCGGCATGTTCGGCTCGCGCCTGAACATCCTGACCAACGGCACCTCGATGCCCGGCGCCTGCCCGGCGCGCATGGACGCGCCCAGCTCGTACATCTCGCCCGAGAACTTCGACAAGCTCACCGTCATCAAGGGCCCGCAGACCGTGCTGTGGGGTCCGGGCGCGTCGGCCGGCACCATCAGGTTCGACCGCGACACGCCGCGCTTCAGCGAGCCCGGCGTGCGCTTTGACGGCAGCCTGGTGGGCGGATCAAACGGCCGCAACGACCAGGCCGCCGACCTGACCGTCGGCAACGACAAGGTCTACACCCGCATCACCGCCAACCATTCGCACGCCCAGGACTACAAGGACGGCGACGGCAACAAGGTGCCGTCGCGCTGGGACAAGTGGAACGCCGACCTGGCGCTGGGTTTCACGCCCGACGCCGACACGCTGTACGAGCTGACCGCCGGCACCGGCGACGGCAACGCGCGCTACGCCGGACGCGGCATGGACGGCTCGCAGTTCAAGCGCGAGAGCTTCGGCCTGCGCTTCGAGAAGCGCAACCTGGGCGGCGTGCTGGACAAGCTGGAGGCGCAGCTCTACTACAACTACGCCGATCACGTGATGGACAACTACACGCTGCGCAAGCCGGACATGACCAGCGCCATGCCGATGGCCATGGCGGCGGACGTGGACCGCGCCACCTGGGGCGGCCGCGTGGCCGGCACCTGGAACCTGGCGCCCGACGTGAGCCTGGTGACCGGCCTGGATTTCCAGCAGAGCCGCCACCGCTCGCGCAGCGGCACTGACATGCTGCCGTACCGTGAACAGAGCTGGGTCAAGGACGCCGCCTTTGCCAACACCGGCATCTTCGGTGAGTTGACCTGGCATGCCAGCGAGAGCAGCCGCGTCATCGGCGGCGCGCGGGTGGACTGGGCCTCGGCCAAGGACTTCCGCCGCGACAATGGTTCGATGATGATGCCGATGCCCAATCCCACCGCCGGCGAGCGCCGCAACGACACGCTGCCCAGCGGCTTCCTGCGTTACGAGCGGGATCTGGCCGACGTGCCGGCCACCGTCTACATCGGCCTGGGCCACGCGGAACGGTTCCCGGATTACTGGGAACTGTTTTCTCCGAAGAAGGGACCGGAAGGTTCGATCAACGCGTTTCGCGGCGTCAAGCCCGAGAAAACCACGCAGCTCGATTTCGGCGCCCAGTACAAGACCGAGACCTTGGATGCGTGGCTGTCCGGTTACGCGGGTTATGTCGACGACTTCATCCTGTTCGACTACGCCAGCGGTGGCATGGGCGGTATGGGCGGCATGCATGGCGGGCACGGCGGTCATGGGGGCCACGGCGGTTCCACGCAGGCCCGCAACATCGACGCCCGCATCGCCGGCGGCGAACTGGGGATGTCGTACCAGGTGGCGCCGCGCTGGACGCTGGGCGCGACGCTGGCCTACGCCTGGGGCCAGAACCGCAGCGACGGCCGCGCCTTGCCGCAGATGCCGCCGCTGGAGGCCAAGCTCAGCGCCGCCTACGACGACGGCACCTGGTCGGCCGGCGCGCTGTGGCGGGTGGTGGCCGCGCAACGCCGCTATGCCCTGAACGAGGGCAACGTGGTCAGCAAGGACTTCGGCCCCAGCGCCGGCTTCGGCGTATTCTCGCTGAACGGCGGCTACGCGGTCAGCAAGCAGGTCAAGCTGTCGCTGGGCGTGGACAACCTGTTCAACAAGACCTACGCTGAGCACCTGAACCTGGCGGGCGACGCGGGCTTCGGCTTTGCCGCCAACACGGCCTTCAACGAACCCGGGCGCACCTTCTGGGCGCGCCTGAGCTTCAAGTACTGA
- a CDS encoding LysR substrate-binding domain-containing protein has translation MDMREIQVFRAVMQAGTTSKAATLLGISQPAVSQAIRKLETSSELRLFERVRGRLVPTQEAGALMEEVDRCFAGFELIEHRIRSLKSFGVGRLAVGSLPALGTGFMPRAIAAFGLQDRRIQMSFQIMSSREVLQQVTAGQLDFGLMADELSVAGLEHSEFLRLPGVIAMHSRHPLAARPRITLRDLTEHPFIALNPEDASRRRLETALHDQGLALRPVLETPYSNSVCEFALHGVGIGLVHPVMALDYLARGLTIKPLELDIGFACLLVFRPGTPLSENARALLKAMRIELERDLKRIRTALST, from the coding sequence ATGGACATGCGCGAGATCCAGGTCTTCCGGGCCGTGATGCAGGCCGGCACCACCAGCAAGGCCGCTACCCTGCTGGGCATTTCGCAGCCGGCGGTGAGCCAGGCCATCCGCAAGCTGGAAACCTCGTCGGAACTGCGCCTGTTCGAGCGCGTGCGCGGCCGGCTGGTGCCGACCCAGGAGGCCGGCGCGCTGATGGAGGAAGTGGATCGCTGTTTCGCCGGCTTCGAGCTGATCGAGCACCGCATCCGCAGCCTGAAGTCGTTCGGCGTCGGACGCCTGGCGGTGGGGTCGCTGCCGGCGCTGGGCACCGGCTTCATGCCGCGCGCCATTGCCGCCTTCGGCCTGCAGGACCGCCGCATCCAGATGTCGTTCCAGATCATGAGTTCGCGCGAGGTGCTGCAGCAGGTCACGGCCGGCCAGCTCGATTTCGGCCTGATGGCCGACGAACTGTCGGTGGCGGGCCTGGAACACTCGGAATTCCTGCGGCTGCCGGGCGTGATCGCCATGCACAGCCGCCATCCGCTGGCGGCGCGGCCGCGCATTACGCTGCGCGACCTGACCGAGCATCCCTTCATCGCGCTCAACCCCGAGGACGCCAGCCGCCGGCGCCTGGAGACGGCGCTGCACGACCAGGGCCTGGCGCTGCGGCCGGTGCTGGAGACGCCCTACTCCAATTCCGTCTGCGAGTTCGCGCTGCACGGCGTCGGCATCGGCCTGGTGCATCCGGTCATGGCGCTGGACTACCTGGCGCGCGGTCTGACCATCAAGCCTTTGGAACTGGATATCGGCTTTGCCTGCCTGCTGGTGTTCCGGCCCGGCACACCGCTTTCGGAGAACGCGCGGGCGTTGCTGAAAGCGATGCGCATCGAGCTGGAACGGGATCTCAAGCGGATCCGGACGGCGCTCAGTACTTGA
- the metC gene encoding cystathionine beta-lyase: protein MKAINQTNRDFASLSPAVQRASTVVFDSLQAFVERKHRQPDGFSYGVTGTPTARLLEDRIAALEGGRHCVITPSGAAALMTVVMGFVRGGDHLLLSAACYGALKTFGEKWLAHMGVDVELYDPSIGAGIEALIRPATRMICIEAPGTVTMEMADVPAIAAAARRHGVLTMMDNTWASPLGFQPLAHGVDFSVEAATKFFGGHSDVLMGSISMNDADHYAVLRETQSILGQQVSPDDCFLVLRGLETLALRLRAQSDATLRVAEWLQSQPQVERLLYPPLPSDPGHALWQRDFRTNGCLFSMVLAPAPEAAFNGFFDSLRHFAIGASWGGVHSLAAYYPAGLQAGRAFPATDRPIVRLSVGLEDVDTLKDDLRTALAAYRAQR, encoded by the coding sequence ATGAAAGCTATCAATCAGACTAATAGAGATTTCGCCAGCCTGTCGCCCGCGGTCCAGCGCGCCTCGACCGTGGTGTTCGACTCGCTGCAGGCCTTCGTCGAGCGCAAGCACCGCCAGCCCGACGGCTTCAGCTATGGCGTCACCGGCACGCCCACCGCGCGCCTGCTGGAAGACCGCATCGCCGCGCTGGAAGGCGGCCGCCACTGCGTCATCACGCCGTCCGGGGCAGCGGCGCTGATGACGGTGGTGATGGGCTTCGTGCGCGGCGGCGACCACCTGCTGCTGTCGGCGGCCTGCTATGGCGCGCTCAAGACTTTCGGCGAGAAATGGCTGGCGCACATGGGTGTGGACGTGGAGCTGTACGACCCGTCGATCGGTGCCGGCATCGAGGCGCTGATCCGCCCGGCCACCCGCATGATCTGCATCGAGGCGCCCGGCACCGTCACCATGGAAATGGCCGACGTGCCCGCCATCGCCGCCGCCGCGCGGCGCCACGGCGTGCTGACCATGATGGACAACACCTGGGCCAGCCCGCTGGGCTTCCAGCCGCTGGCGCACGGCGTCGATTTCAGCGTCGAGGCCGCCACCAAATTCTTCGGCGGCCATTCCGACGTGCTGATGGGCAGCATCAGCATGAACGACGCCGATCATTACGCCGTGCTGCGCGAGACCCAGAGCATCCTGGGCCAGCAGGTCAGCCCGGACGATTGCTTCCTGGTGCTGCGCGGCCTGGAGACGCTGGCGCTGCGGCTGCGCGCGCAGAGCGACGCGACGCTGCGCGTGGCCGAGTGGCTGCAAAGCCAGCCGCAGGTCGAGCGCCTGCTGTATCCGCCGCTGCCGTCCGACCCGGGCCATGCCCTGTGGCAGCGCGACTTCCGCACCAACGGCTGCCTGTTCTCGATGGTGCTGGCGCCGGCGCCGGAGGCGGCCTTCAACGGTTTCTTCGATTCGTTGCGCCATTTCGCCATCGGCGCCAGCTGGGGCGGGGTGCACAGCCTGGCGGCCTATTACCCGGCGGGGCTGCAGGCCGGCCGCGCCTTCCCGGCCACGGACCGACCCATCGTGCGGCTGTCGGTCGGCCTGGAGGACGTGGACACGCTCAAGGATGACCTGCGCACCGCGCTGGCGGCCTATCGGGCGCAGCGCTGA
- a CDS encoding amino acid ABC transporter substrate-binding protein: MFSFKQTYRCLALAIAACVPAAVPAQAAAQSAAQPEAQAATQTATQTPAAGASPVAAAVTQTNSPTVDQIRARGYVICGSGHGTTGFSAPDKDGNWKGLDVDTCRAIAIAVLGDASKTRFVPLTGQQRLTALQTGQIDVLPRTTSWTLRRDANGINFTYPNYYEYDAFMVRKDLGITQTKDMNGATICVQTGSTNEVTVADLSRKFKLGLKTVLFDNVAASRQAFFSGRCDGLITDASALAAVRATQAQNPDDYVIFPASGHSEALTPSVRHGDDRWFDIVKWVIQVPIAAEDMGITQANVDDMLKSDDPRIARFLGTEPGNGKALGLDERWAYNIVKQLGNYGEIFERNVGKNSPMKLERGMNRLYRDGGLMYPYVFN; encoded by the coding sequence ATGTTCAGCTTCAAGCAGACTTACCGTTGTCTCGCCCTGGCCATCGCGGCCTGCGTCCCGGCCGCCGTGCCGGCCCAGGCCGCCGCCCAGTCCGCGGCGCAACCCGAGGCACAAGCCGCGACACAAACCGCGACACAAACGCCCGCCGCCGGCGCCTCGCCGGTGGCGGCCGCCGTCACCCAGACCAACAGCCCCACGGTGGACCAGATCCGCGCCCGCGGCTATGTCATCTGCGGTTCCGGCCACGGCACCACTGGCTTCTCGGCGCCCGACAAGGACGGCAACTGGAAGGGACTGGACGTCGACACCTGCCGCGCCATCGCCATCGCGGTGCTGGGCGACGCCAGCAAGACGCGCTTCGTGCCGCTGACCGGCCAGCAGCGCCTGACGGCCCTGCAGACCGGCCAGATCGACGTGCTGCCGCGCACCACCTCGTGGACCCTGCGGCGCGACGCCAACGGCATCAACTTCACTTATCCCAACTACTACGAGTACGACGCCTTCATGGTGCGCAAGGACCTGGGCATCACCCAGACCAAGGACATGAACGGCGCCACCATCTGCGTACAGACCGGCTCCACCAACGAGGTCACGGTGGCCGACCTGTCGCGCAAGTTCAAGCTGGGCCTGAAGACGGTGCTGTTCGACAACGTCGCGGCCTCGCGCCAGGCGTTCTTCTCGGGCCGCTGCGACGGCCTGATCACCGACGCCTCGGCGCTGGCGGCGGTGCGCGCGACCCAGGCGCAGAACCCGGACGACTACGTGATTTTCCCGGCCAGCGGCCACAGCGAGGCGCTGACGCCGTCGGTGCGCCACGGCGACGACCGCTGGTTCGACATCGTCAAATGGGTCATCCAGGTGCCGATCGCCGCCGAGGACATGGGCATCACCCAGGCCAACGTCGACGACATGCTCAAGTCCGACGACCCGCGCATCGCCCGCTTCCTGGGCACGGAGCCGGGCAACGGCAAGGCGCTGGGGCTGGATGAGCGCTGGGCCTACAACATCGTCAAGCAGTTGGGCAACTACGGCGAGATCTTCGAGCGCAACGTCGGCAAGAACAGCCCGATGAAGCTCGAGCGCGGCATGAACCGGCTGTATCGCGACGGCGGCCTGATGTACCCGTACGTCTTCAACTGA